The following are encoded in a window of Sphingobium sp. AP49 genomic DNA:
- the rpmG gene encoding 50S ribosomal protein L33 has translation MAKPATVKIRLVSTADTGFFYVTKKNPRTTTEKLSFSKYDPVVRKHVEFKEAKIK, from the coding sequence ATGGCCAAGCCGGCAACTGTCAAGATCCGCCTCGTCAGCACGGCTGACACTGGCTTCTTCTACGTCACCAAGAAGAACCCGCGCACCACGACCGAAAAGCTGAGCTTCAGCAAGTATGACCCGGTCGTGCGCAAGCATGTCGAATTCAAGGAAGCCAAGATCAAGTAA
- a CDS encoding alkaline phosphatase PhoX: protein MSHLTDEARAAFRDAQPTIVAGEDSLEAIVAANPGRRSVLKNGLLGLSVLPMLGALAACDDDDDDSTPAPTPTPTPTPTPTPTPSYGIAFTSVAINTNDTVTVPSGYTVDVLLKAGDLVEAGTAFANGTFPTNVSQTAAWAGGNHDGMEYFELTGTDANAGGLLAINFELPDYNILFASGSYNASTATADQKAIALSAVGIAVVEVTKGTDGKFAVKAGSKYNKRYSGNTDYRVGGPAAGVLPGTIRGMLNNCSSGRTPWGTYLTCEETTNNYLDPTQPNTSYGWVVEIDPFQELAPATKRTALGRFSHENVAHMTDAGNRVAFYMGDDSTPGCIYKFVPDRAFSSSNRAANTDLLDYGTLYVARFNADGTGEWRALVQGQNGLVAGASDPGNVSQSTTPPAPVTVNFNNQADVLVNAQSAARVAGGTIMDRPEWITVAPNKQAIFVTLTNNSGRRVTDAADPRVTNLHGHIIRFRENGDSPLATAFTWSIFLLAGNPSLAEDNLKGNISGDYFSSPDGIRIDPQGRLWVQTDHNLTGNAGTLNGAATNMTGAFGNNSMYYIDQTSKQSKRFLVGPAGCEITGIAYTPDLKNFFINIQHPTGNWPVAGQQPRSSTIVVRRTDGQPVGN from the coding sequence ATGTCTCATCTGACCGACGAGGCGCGCGCGGCTTTCCGCGATGCGCAGCCCACGATTGTTGCGGGCGAAGACAGTCTGGAAGCCATCGTCGCGGCCAATCCGGGCCGCCGCTCCGTCCTGAAGAACGGCCTGCTCGGCCTGTCCGTCCTGCCGATGCTGGGGGCGCTGGCCGCCTGCGACGATGACGACGACGACAGCACGCCGGCGCCCACGCCGACCCCGACACCCACCCCCACGCCGACCCCCACGCCCAGCTATGGCATCGCCTTCACCTCGGTCGCGATCAACACCAACGACACCGTGACCGTGCCGTCGGGCTATACCGTCGATGTGCTGCTCAAGGCCGGCGACCTGGTCGAAGCCGGCACCGCCTTCGCCAACGGCACCTTCCCGACCAATGTCAGCCAGACCGCGGCCTGGGCCGGCGGCAATCATGACGGCATGGAATATTTCGAACTGACCGGCACGGACGCCAATGCCGGCGGCCTGCTCGCGATCAATTTCGAGCTGCCCGACTATAATATCCTGTTCGCCAGCGGCAGCTACAACGCGTCGACCGCCACCGCCGACCAGAAGGCGATCGCGCTTTCGGCCGTCGGCATCGCCGTCGTCGAAGTGACCAAGGGCACCGACGGCAAGTTCGCGGTCAAGGCCGGGTCGAAATATAATAAGCGCTATAGCGGCAACACCGACTATCGCGTCGGCGGCCCGGCTGCCGGCGTCCTGCCCGGCACGATCCGCGGCATGCTCAACAACTGCTCCTCGGGCCGGACCCCCTGGGGCACCTACCTCACCTGCGAGGAAACGACGAACAATTATCTCGATCCGACCCAGCCCAACACCAGCTATGGCTGGGTGGTCGAGATCGATCCCTTCCAGGAACTGGCCCCCGCGACCAAGCGCACCGCGCTCGGCCGTTTCAGCCATGAAAATGTCGCCCACATGACCGACGCCGGCAACCGCGTCGCCTTCTACATGGGCGATGATTCGACCCCGGGCTGCATCTACAAGTTCGTGCCGGACCGCGCCTTCAGCAGCAGCAATCGGGCCGCCAACACCGACCTGCTCGACTATGGCACCCTCTATGTCGCCCGCTTCAACGCCGACGGCACGGGCGAATGGCGCGCGCTGGTCCAGGGCCAGAACGGCCTGGTCGCCGGTGCGTCCGATCCGGGCAATGTCAGCCAGTCGACCACGCCGCCGGCCCCGGTCACGGTCAATTTCAACAACCAGGCTGACGTGCTGGTCAATGCCCAGTCGGCCGCCCGCGTCGCCGGTGGTACCATCATGGACCGTCCGGAATGGATCACGGTGGCGCCCAACAAGCAGGCGATCTTCGTCACCCTGACCAACAATAGCGGCCGTCGCGTCACCGATGCGGCTGATCCGCGCGTCACCAACCTGCATGGCCATATCATCAGGTTCCGTGAAAATGGCGACTCGCCGCTGGCGACCGCCTTCACCTGGAGCATTTTCCTGCTCGCCGGCAATCCGTCGCTCGCGGAGGATAATCTCAAGGGCAATATCAGCGGCGATTATTTCTCCAGCCCCGACGGCATCCGCATCGATCCCCAAGGTCGGCTGTGGGTCCAGACCGACCATAATCTCACCGGCAATGCCGGTACGCTGAACGGCGCCGCCACCAACATGACCGGGGCGTTCGGTAATAACTCGATGTATTATATCGACCAGACCAGCAAGCAGTCGAAGCGCTTCCTGGTCGGCCCGGCGGGCTGCGAGATCACCGGCATCGCCTACACGCCGGACTTGAAGAACTTCTTCATCAACATCCAGCATCCGACCGGCAACTGGCCGGTGGCGGGGCAGCAGCCCCGTTCCTCGACCATCGTGGTGCGCCGTACCGACGGCCAGCCGGTCGGCAACTGA
- a CDS encoding response regulator: MAKRVLVVEDNELNLKLFCDLLRAHGHEVLPLRDGRDVLAQARDFGPDLVITDIHLPHVSGLDLIISLKADDRLSLVPIMAVTAYAGKGDEDRIRAAGAQAYVSKPISVLRFVEQVNALL; encoded by the coding sequence GTGGCAAAGCGCGTGCTCGTTGTCGAGGACAACGAACTTAACCTTAAACTTTTTTGCGACCTGCTGCGTGCGCACGGGCATGAGGTGCTGCCTCTGCGCGACGGCCGGGATGTGCTGGCGCAGGCGCGCGACTTCGGTCCGGATCTCGTCATCACCGACATACATCTGCCGCATGTCAGCGGCCTCGATCTCATCATATCGCTCAAGGCCGACGATCGGCTGTCGCTGGTGCCGATCATGGCGGTAACGGCCTATGCCGGCAAGGGCGACGAGGATCGGATTCGCGCTGCCGGGGCGCAGGCCTATGTATCCAAGCCGATTTCGGTGCTGCGTTTCGTCGAGCAGGTGAACGCGCTGCTCTAG
- a CDS encoding DUF3572 domain-containing protein, with protein MRSDIPNGKKETDGDGHPDAPTLALMALAWTVADDRRADRLLGLTGLDAAALRQGAGDPAILAAILAFLADHEPDLVACAEAIDSSPAALIAAKERLSR; from the coding sequence ATGCGATCCGACATCCCAAATGGCAAGAAGGAGACCGATGGTGACGGCCATCCCGATGCCCCCACGCTGGCGCTGATGGCGCTGGCCTGGACGGTGGCGGACGACCGACGGGCAGACCGATTGCTGGGGCTGACCGGGCTGGACGCGGCGGCGCTGCGCCAGGGCGCTGGCGACCCGGCGATACTGGCCGCCATACTCGCCTTCCTGGCCGATCATGAACCCGACCTGGTCGCCTGTGCCGAGGCGATCGACAGCAGCCCGGCGGCGCTGATCGCCGCGAAGGAGAGATTGAGCCGATGA
- a CDS encoding RidA family protein has protein sequence MSIDARLAELGITLPAAAAPVAAYVPAVEVNGLLHISGQIALKDGQLMTGRLGEDRDLDYGVEAARACGLNLIAQMKAALGGDLDRVERIVKLGAFIASAPGFTDQPKVANGASELMVAVFGEAGKHARSAVGVPVLPLGAAVEIDAIVQVRPAA, from the coding sequence ATGAGCATCGACGCCCGCCTTGCCGAACTCGGCATCACCCTGCCTGCCGCCGCCGCGCCGGTCGCCGCCTATGTGCCGGCGGTCGAGGTCAATGGCCTGCTGCATATTTCCGGCCAGATCGCGCTCAAGGACGGGCAGTTGATGACCGGCCGCCTGGGCGAGGACCGCGACCTCGATTATGGCGTCGAGGCAGCGCGCGCCTGTGGCCTGAACCTCATCGCGCAGATGAAGGCAGCATTGGGCGGCGACCTCGACCGGGTCGAGCGGATCGTCAAGCTGGGCGCCTTCATCGCCAGCGCACCGGGCTTCACCGACCAGCCCAAGGTCGCCAATGGCGCGTCCGAACTGATGGTCGCGGTGTTCGGCGAAGCCGGCAAGCATGCGCGCAGCGCGGTCGGCGTGCCGGTGCTGCCACTGGGCGCGGCCGTCGAGATCGACGCGATCGTGCAGGTTCGTCCTGCGGCCTGA